The Desulfobulbaceae bacterium genome has a segment encoding these proteins:
- a CDS encoding radical SAM protein, translating into MLLIFPPTAKPSEPPAGIARLAGVLKGNNIPCTTLDANIEGLLFLLQLPLNSLDTWSKRAYRSIGKNLNALKTPTLYQSPDRYTRAVVDLNRVLENIKKPGVAISLANYQDQLSPISSSDLFQAAEHYDNNIFYPYFSERLTSLLEKTNPAHIGFSLNYLSQAVTTFSMIGFIKKIAPDLPIILGGGLITSWASNPAWKNPFTALVEHLIPGPGEKPLLNLFGINSLSTAHCPDYGDLALETYLSPGFTLPYAASSGCYWNKCLFCPEKAEANPYRTLPTKQVRADIARLKRIHSPAMLHFLDNAISPALMKSLADEPPNIPWFGFARIDKDLLNLSFCKKLRDSGCVMLKLGIESGDQGVLNAMDKGIEISTISQVLNNLFVAGIATYVYLLFGTPSESLTEARRTMDFVIMHNQTIQFLNLAIFNMPVCSTESVHLETQKFSQADLGLYTDFLHPLKWSRPKIRRFLDQEFKRHAAIRPIILRDPPIFTSNHAPFFVSSLMISQKAARHPRLAL; encoded by the coding sequence ATGCTACTTATTTTTCCCCCCACAGCGAAACCTTCCGAGCCACCTGCTGGAATAGCGCGTTTAGCAGGTGTACTTAAAGGCAATAATATCCCTTGCACAACGCTTGATGCCAATATTGAAGGGTTACTTTTTCTTTTGCAGTTACCGCTAAACTCCCTCGATACGTGGAGCAAACGAGCTTACCGCAGTATTGGCAAAAACCTGAACGCCTTAAAAACCCCCACACTCTATCAATCACCAGATCGATACACCAGGGCAGTCGTCGACCTTAACCGGGTACTTGAAAATATTAAAAAACCAGGTGTTGCCATAAGCCTTGCTAACTATCAAGACCAACTTTCACCAATCAGTAGCAGCGATCTTTTTCAGGCTGCTGAACACTATGACAACAACATTTTTTATCCCTACTTCTCTGAGCGACTCACTTCTCTCCTGGAAAAAACCAACCCTGCACACATAGGATTTTCCTTAAATTATTTAAGCCAGGCAGTTACCACCTTTTCGATGATCGGATTTATCAAGAAAATTGCTCCAGACCTGCCAATCATCCTAGGCGGGGGGCTAATTACCTCTTGGGCCAGCAACCCCGCCTGGAAAAACCCCTTTACAGCCCTTGTTGAACACCTGATCCCCGGCCCCGGCGAAAAACCGCTTTTAAATCTTTTTGGCATTAATTCATTGTCTACTGCCCATTGTCCCGACTATGGCGATTTAGCACTTGAAACATACCTCTCACCAGGGTTCACCCTTCCATATGCAGCGTCGAGCGGATGTTACTGGAACAAATGTTTATTTTGCCCTGAAAAGGCTGAAGCCAACCCCTATCGTACCCTCCCTACTAAACAGGTAAGAGCCGACATCGCCAGACTCAAAAGAATACACTCTCCTGCCATGCTCCATTTCCTGGACAACGCTATAAGCCCTGCACTGATGAAATCTTTAGCAGATGAGCCACCCAATATTCCCTGGTTTGGTTTTGCCCGAATTGATAAGGATCTATTAAATTTAAGTTTTTGTAAGAAACTGCGTGATTCTGGATGTGTAATGCTTAAACTTGGAATTGAGTCCGGCGATCAAGGAGTCTTGAATGCCATGGATAAAGGAATTGAGATTTCCACAATCTCCCAGGTCCTGAACAATCTCTTCGTTGCTGGAATTGCAACCTATGTCTATCTATTGTTCGGCACCCCGTCAGAATCTTTGACAGAAGCTCGACGAACAATGGATTTTGTCATCATGCATAACCAAACTATTCAATTTTTGAATTTAGCCATATTTAATATGCCTGTTTGCAGCACCGAATCTGTGCATTTAGAAACACAAAAGTTCTCTCAAGCAGATTTAGGGCTCTACACAGACTTTCTACATCCCTTAAAATGGAGCAGGCCTAAAATACGTCGGTTTTTAGATCAAGAGTTCAAACGGCACGCGGCAATCAGACCAATAATCCTTAGAGATCCGCCTATTTTCACTTCAAATCACGCCCCGTTTTTTGTTTCATCTTTGATGATCTCGCAAAAAGCCGCTCGACATCCCCGGCTCGCTCTGTAA
- a CDS encoding type IIA DNA topoisomerase subunit B: protein MSNYDESKIKTLSSLEHIRLRPGMYIGRLSNGSHPDDGIYILIKEIIDNAVDEFIMGAGKRIDINIDDTGKVIIRDYGRGIPLGKVVECVSVINTGAKYNTDVFQFSVGLNGVGTKAVNALSSKFSVTSFREGSFAKADFEDGELVGRDEGRAEEKDGTLIEFYPSREIFEEYTFNLEFVRKRLWRYAYLNAGLRLYLGSECFYSANGLLDLLDKEIKDTQLYDPIHYKDETFELAFSHTDGYGENYFSFVNGTYTNEGGTHLSAFREGILKGVNEFSGKKFSGEDVRDGIVGAVAVKIREPLFESQTKNKLGNTEIRSAIVNSTRDAVSEYLYKHTDLAEVLISKVQQNAKIRRDLQSVRKEAKAKAKKVAIKVPQLKDCKYHPSKDNPSQEGRTNMVFITEGQSASGSIVTARDPMTQAVFSLKGKPMNVQGQPMTLLYKNDEMYNLMRALNIEDSISGLRYDRVILATDADVDGLHIRNLLLTFFLHYFENLVKRHHIFILETPIFRVRDKHETIYCYSDSEKRAAEKKLAGKGKIKKKVEITRFKGLGEISPKEFKQFIGDDMRLLQVSIDTLSEVPRILQFYMGKNTPERKEYIMESLV from the coding sequence ATGAGTAACTACGACGAATCTAAAATAAAAACTCTCAGTTCGCTCGAACATATTCGGCTGCGTCCTGGTATGTATATCGGTCGATTGAGCAATGGTTCGCACCCCGATGACGGCATCTATATCCTTATCAAGGAGATAATTGATAACGCCGTTGATGAGTTTATTATGGGGGCCGGAAAAAGAATCGATATTAATATTGATGATACCGGCAAGGTGATTATTCGTGATTATGGCCGTGGTATCCCGCTTGGTAAGGTTGTTGAGTGTGTATCTGTTATAAATACCGGCGCTAAGTATAACACTGATGTGTTTCAGTTTTCAGTCGGTTTGAATGGCGTTGGTACAAAAGCGGTTAACGCGCTGTCTAGTAAATTCAGTGTTACCTCGTTTAGAGAGGGCAGCTTTGCCAAGGCAGATTTTGAAGATGGCGAGTTAGTCGGTAGAGATGAGGGGCGGGCTGAGGAAAAAGATGGCACCTTGATAGAATTCTATCCATCCAGAGAGATTTTTGAGGAATACACCTTCAATCTGGAATTTGTTCGTAAACGTCTCTGGCGCTATGCCTATTTGAATGCCGGTTTGCGGCTCTATCTTGGTTCGGAATGCTTTTATTCTGCCAATGGTCTGTTAGATCTGCTTGACAAGGAGATTAAAGATACCCAGCTTTACGATCCGATCCACTACAAGGATGAAACCTTTGAACTCGCCTTTTCCCATACCGATGGCTACGGGGAAAACTATTTTTCCTTCGTTAACGGTACCTATACCAATGAGGGTGGAACGCATCTTTCAGCTTTTCGTGAAGGCATCTTAAAGGGTGTCAATGAGTTCTCCGGCAAGAAGTTCTCCGGTGAAGATGTGCGAGATGGTATCGTTGGAGCTGTTGCTGTTAAGATCAGAGAACCTCTTTTTGAGTCTCAGACAAAAAATAAGCTGGGCAACACTGAAATTCGTTCAGCCATCGTCAATAGCACTCGAGATGCGGTGAGTGAATACTTGTATAAGCATACTGATTTAGCAGAGGTTTTAATCAGTAAAGTTCAGCAAAACGCCAAGATTCGCAGGGATCTGCAAAGCGTGCGGAAAGAGGCCAAAGCAAAGGCCAAAAAGGTCGCAATTAAGGTCCCGCAGTTGAAAGATTGCAAGTACCATCCCTCTAAGGATAATCCATCACAAGAGGGTCGAACAAACATGGTCTTCATAACAGAGGGACAATCAGCCTCCGGTTCGATTGTTACTGCACGTGACCCAATGACTCAAGCGGTTTTTTCGTTGAAGGGTAAACCGATGAATGTCCAAGGTCAACCGATGACGCTCTTGTATAAAAACGATGAGATGTATAATTTGATGCGGGCCTTAAATATTGAAGATTCCATCAGCGGGCTCCGTTATGACCGGGTTATTCTGGCAACAGACGCTGATGTCGATGGACTGCATATCCGCAATCTTTTGCTGACCTTTTTCTTGCATTATTTTGAAAATTTAGTGAAGCGGCACCACATTTTCATCCTTGAGACTCCAATTTTTCGTGTTCGTGATAAACATGAAACAATTTATTGTTACTCTGACAGTGAGAAAAGAGCGGCTGAAAAGAAGCTGGCCGGAAAGGGCAAAATTAAGAAAAAGGTAGAAATTACCCGCTTTAAGGGCCTCGGTGAAATTTCTCCTAAAGAGTTTAAGCAGTTTATTGGTGATGATATGCGCCTGTTGCAGGTCAGTATTGATACGCTTTCTGAAGTGCCCCGCATATTGCAATTTTACATGGGTAAAAATACTCCTGAACGTAAGGAGTATATCATGGAAAGCCTGGTGTGA
- a CDS encoding pancreas/duodenum homeobox protein 1: protein MEKYSAIFSRDALDDLFPKDRSNQFFDALFGDASEGAYDIVLEFVGAPADNTLHFKLLLKQRPGKCLACNLTYGLPEVFSRHPILDIAGVAAKIATLIGHPTDQTEWKLGTTQSTSSELHSIPFTVRLH from the coding sequence TTGGAAAAATATTCAGCAATTTTCAGCCGTGATGCACTTGACGATCTATTCCCGAAAGACCGCAGCAATCAGTTTTTTGACGCGCTCTTCGGTGATGCCTCCGAGGGGGCCTATGATATTGTTCTTGAATTTGTGGGAGCTCCTGCCGACAACACTCTCCACTTCAAACTGCTTCTCAAGCAGCGTCCGGGGAAATGCCTGGCCTGTAATCTTACATACGGCTTACCTGAGGTTTTTTCACGACACCCGATTCTCGATATTGCCGGCGTTGCTGCAAAAATTGCGACCCTCATCGGCCACCCGACCGATCAAACTGAGTGGAAACTCGGAACAACCCAGTCGACCTCAAGTGAACTCCATAGCATTCCCTTTACAGTAAGGCTACACTAA